Proteins encoded by one window of Lathyrus oleraceus cultivar Zhongwan6 chromosome 1, CAAS_Psat_ZW6_1.0, whole genome shotgun sequence:
- the LOC127102974 gene encoding uncharacterized protein LOC127102974 has product MAEIINDQPPPPPPPPPTNPPAPFNAKDFVVQKGYWLTGKNYFQWSQFIRHTLKCCDMLDHIEGNPPLVTAPNFPSWDKDDSAIITWLWNSISPEISRNCMYLSSAKAVWEYLRRSYSMKQDMSACYDLKRKIFNTKQGNLSITEYFGVLNGFLD; this is encoded by the coding sequence ATGGCTGAGATTATTAACGATCAACCACCTCCACCTCCACCTCCACCTCCCACAAACCCACCAGCCCCATTTAATGCTAAGGATTTTGTCGTTCAAAAAGGTTATTGGCTTACCGGAAAAAATTATTTTCAATGGTCTCAGTTCATCAGACACACTCTAAAATGTTGCGACATGCTTGATCATATTGAAGGAAATCCTCCTCTGGTTACTGCTCCTAACTTCCCTTCCTGGGATAAAGATGATTCTGCTATTATTACTTGGCTTTGGAACTCCATATCTCCAGAAATTAGTAGAAATTGCATGTATCTCTCAAGTGCAAAGGCAGTTTGGGAGTATCTTCGTCGCAGTTATTCCATGAAACAAGATATGTCTGCTTGTTATGATTTAAAGAGGAAAATCTTCAACACTAAGCAGGGAAATCTTTCGATCACTGAGTATTTTGGAGTTCTCAATGGTTTTTTGGATTGA